In Pseudomonas coleopterorum, the genomic window TCGGCTTCCGAATCGTTCTTCATGGAAGCGCTTTACGAGTCGGGCCGCTTTCCCTGCCTGTTCGTCGGCGGCTCTGCGGGCGGCAAATCGGATTTCCAGAAAACCCTGATCCACGACGGCCAGCGCAGCTACCAGAATCACGCCCAGATCGTCTTTCTCAAGACCGCACCGGACATCCGTTTCGGTGTGTTCAAGAGCCAGAACTTCGAGCCGGCCGGGCTGACGTTCAGCGTGCTCACCGCCTCCGTCGAAGACCGCACCATCGATCAGGTGATCGACAGCAGCGGCAACATCATGAGCATGGTCCAGGCCCTGTGCAACGCGTTCAAGTGCGACAGCCATTCCCTGGAAAAGAACCTGGCCGAGTACTCCTTCGCCATCCGCGTCGGCAGCGAATTGTTCGTTCGTTCCATTGCCCGTATTGACCATACCCAACAGATCATCCAGTTGTTCTGCGACGTTGCGCCGGGCGAAGAGCTGGTCATGGTCAAGCGCACGCCGCTGCGTCAGGCCACGGAAAAAGACTACCGACAGTTCCTGCAAGGCAAGGGCGGCCAACCGGTGGCTGCCATTCTCAACGACTGCATCCTGCGCAGGCTCAACAACGCCAATGACCTGGGCAGCATGCGCGGCCTGTTTGGCGACGTCCCGGTGGTGGGCTTCTCTACCTTCGGTGAAATCCTCGGCTTGAATCTCAACCAGACCCTGACCGCGATTTTCTTCTTCCGCGTCGCCAAGGGCGCATCGTTCACCGACGAGTATGTGGATAACTTCATCGCCCACTATGGCGAGTTCAAAGCCTTCTTCCTGCGCCGCCAGCTCAAGAAAATGGTCGGCCTCAACCACGTGGTGGTGAAACAGATCGAAGCCTTCAAACGCAACGATTTCACCAGCGCCCTCGACACCCGCGGCCTGGACACCGGCATCCTCCCCGTTTTCAAAGGGCTCGCCGCTCTGGGCCAGGTGCTCGCCGACGCTGGCGAACACCAACAGCAGATGGCCACCCAGATCAACCATTATTCCGGCGAGCTGCACCTCTCCATGGACGATCTGGCCGCCACCATCGACCGGCAGAATACCGTTTCGACCCAGGCCGGCAGCACCGTCGAAGATCTCGCCCGGCAGGCCGACCAAGCAGTGATCGGCGCGCGTGCCCTGGCCAGTTCGAGCCTGCAGATTCAATCCATCGTCCAGGTGATTCAGCAGATCGCCGGCCAGACCAATCTGCTCGCGCTCAACGCCGCCATCGAAGCAGCCCGCGCGGGCGATCTGGGAAGGGGCTTCGCCGTGGTGGCCGACGAGGTCCGCAAACTGGCGGAGATCACCCGCAAGAATGCAGCGGACATCGGCGTGGATGTCGATCTGCTGTCGAGCGAGATCCAGCGAGTGGCTCAGCAGATCGAAGATCAGTCCACAGGAGTGAGTGCGTTGAGGGAGATGCTAGACACCTTGGAGGCGTCGAGCCAGGCAACCGAGGGGACGGCGAGGCGGACCAAGGGGATTGCGGATACGTTGACGGGGCTGACGCGAGGCTGATGATGAGACGAACCATGCACCGCTGATCCTGTCTCGCAGCGGTGCAGTCACACTTTGGTGATCTCCAGATAAATCACGTTGAGGTAGGGGTCGAAGTGCAGATATGACTTGGCTACTTGGCTAGCCGGTATCAACGTGCGCATAGCGTCTTTGGTTCTCAGGATCAAATGCCAATCCATGACGGTTTCCATATACCCGCGCCCCCAATTGTCCGGGGTGAAATTGGCGATGAGAAGTGTGCCTCCGGAGGTCGTTCGCTTTAGAAGTGCGGTGCACAACGCCGTTGCAGCACGATCTGGAAGGTAGTCGAACAAACCTGCCGAATAGATAAGATTAAAGGATCCCAAGCTCGAATCGGTGGCGATGTCTTTAACATTCATTCGTACAGGTGTTACGAACCCTTTCAGACTGTTTCGGACAACTTCGAGGCTTTTGGCATCCTGATCCAAAGCGATAAGGCGCTTTATTCGGGCTTTGGTTGCAGGCTGCAGCATCAGGCCTTCGCGGCAATGACCGCACGCCACGCTGAGCACGGACAAACTGCTTCGACGCTGGGCTTCACGGGCAATCAGACCGGCGAGATACTCGCATCTCCAGCGCACGCTCGCGCCATTGGGGCTGGCGACCACAGCCCTGAAAATACGCTCGCCCAGTTCGCTGCACCCACGGGGAGGTTGCTGAAAATTCATGTAGTCCATCATGACTGCATCGCCAGCGTAACCTCGGGGCTTCTCCAAGGCGCGGCGAGTGTAGGGATCCTCCTGCAAAATCCGAGCGAGGGGATGGGACCTGAAAACCTTGAGAACCTGAGCACTCCAGTCGTCCTTGTTCAGCTTCAAGCGGTGCTCTGTCAATTCTTCCGAAAGCTGGGTAAAGCCCTTGACGAGATCGCCGTTTTCAATTTCATCACGGCACGCGTTGAATAACGTCTGCATAGCTGACATGTGAGAAGTTTCCCGTTCAAGTAGGCCAGCGGTAAATTGCATTGCGCACTTTAATAACGCTAGCACAGCTTCGAGCCGAATCGGCGGAATGATCAGTAAATGAAATGAATGTTTATTTTTTTACAATTACGAAGTCAATGAAAAGGATATTTGAATGCTGAGTGGCGTGGTTCTGGCCATTGAATAAAAACTCATTGGTTTTGGATATGCTGTATATCAACAATCACCTTGGAGTCATCCGGGCGGTACTGGCATCGTTTCGTGGTCTTTTTAGAGGATCCTGCAGTTGGCGGGCCACGAACACCCGCTCGATCAAAGCCTGAACCCCTCGACGATATGCTCGGCCAACGCATCGATCATTGGCGACCGGGTATCGGGGTTGCGCAGCAGCATGATGCTCGCCAATGGCAACAAGGGCATGCCCTCGGCTTCGCCGATGATCCGCAGCCCCGGCGTGATCAGGCTCTGCAGCTGTGCGGTGACCGCCAGACCAACGCCGACCGCGGCCATTATCGCCGCGAGGCTGGGGCTGGAGTAGGCGATCCGGTAGGGTTTCTGCCCGGCGTCCAGGGCATTGCACGCCCATATCCGGCAAAAACAATCGGTATTGAACATCGCCAGTGGCACGGGCGTTTGTTCATGGAGAAAAAAGCCCTCGGCTTCGGCCCACACGAAGCGCTCCTGACGCAGCAACTGGCCGACTTCGCGCCCGGGCTCACGGGTAACGATCGTCAGATCCAGGTCCTTGCGTTGCATCAACTGCCGGGAGCTCTCGCAATGCACTTCCACCTGCACCAGCGGAAACGCCTGAGCAAAGCCCGACAAGATCCCCGGTAGAAAGCGCATGGCGTAGTCGTCCGGAGTACCGATGCGCACCGTGCCGACCATGTGCGGCTCGCGCAGGGTGGTGAACACTTCGCTGTGCAATTTGAGAATGCGGCGCGCATAACCCAACAGAATCTGCCCTTCAGCCGTCAGCTTCACCTGCCGGCCATCGCGCTCGAACAGTTGCCGACACAGCACGTCTTCCTCGAGCCGCTTCATCTGCATGCTCACCGCCGACTGGGTGCGGTTCACCCGCTCACCGGCCTTGGTGAAACCGCCCTCATCGGCGATGGCCACGAAGGTACGCAGGACT contains:
- a CDS encoding class I SAM-dependent methyltransferase; this translates as MSAMQTLFNACRDEIENGDLVKGFTQLSEELTEHRLKLNKDDWSAQVLKVFRSHPLARILQEDPYTRRALEKPRGYAGDAVMMDYMNFQQPPRGCSELGERIFRAVVASPNGASVRWRCEYLAGLIAREAQRRSSLSVLSVACGHCREGLMLQPATKARIKRLIALDQDAKSLEVVRNSLKGFVTPVRMNVKDIATDSSLGSFNLIYSAGLFDYLPDRAATALCTALLKRTTSGGTLLIANFTPDNWGRGYMETVMDWHLILRTKDAMRTLIPASQVAKSYLHFDPYLNVIYLEITKV
- a CDS encoding methyl-accepting chemotaxis protein, which produces MDDLAATIDRQNTVSTQAGSTVEDLARQADQAVIGARALASSSLQIQSIVQVIQQIAGQTNLLALNAAIEAARAGDLGRGFAVVADEVRKLAEITRKNAADIGVDVDLLSSEIQRVAQQIEDQSTGVSALREMLDTLEASSQATEGTARRTKGIADTLTGLTRG
- a CDS encoding LysR family transcriptional regulator — protein: MSHYQSIDSEVLRTFVAIADEGGFTKAGERVNRTQSAVSMQMKRLEEDVLCRQLFERDGRQVKLTAEGQILLGYARRILKLHSEVFTTLREPHMVGTVRIGTPDDYAMRFLPGILSGFAQAFPLVQVEVHCESSRQLMQRKDLDLTIVTREPGREVGQLLRQERFVWAEAEGFFLHEQTPVPLAMFNTDCFCRIWACNALDAGQKPYRIAYSSPSLAAIMAAVGVGLAVTAQLQSLITPGLRIIGEAEGMPLLPLASIMLLRNPDTRSPMIDALAEHIVEGFRL